The Alosa sapidissima isolate fAloSap1 chromosome 5, fAloSap1.pri, whole genome shotgun sequence genome has a window encoding:
- the si:dkey-273o13.3 gene encoding filaggrin isoform X3, translating into MVKKKSRLGPHKDVFEDLGIGKQQLLERFLTPVHDHPKSKRVPAEMAQPHQHHHHHGQHHHHSHHRHHPHHHQQEHHHTHHHRDSHWEDNQESQPHVKSEGDSIHHHHGHHSHEHHHDKPHHGSSDKPLYRHHHHHKQHHRSQEVASHPKASVTSSNSSLSSSSSSDSSSSSDSSDSSSSSSSSSSTNSSSSSSSSGSSSSSSSSSSSSSTSSSSSSSSSSSSPSSWSSESSLNNAKLPKKKKKKQGRGPQHSLSLTDITRGKRGFEEDDAEDSLPLLDDGNEHRRHKRKSSRHALAKSNLKKNDKGNMRKAKSMEVLSRKRDKREEDDEAHYDEHATRKRKDQTKKDLLKEKSKFSAFLNEITRQVLSPSRLTSLGVPNAHRSPSPGRTSKSPRSESKPGSRPSSRPVSRPESVSSLTSSAPTHTSKHSRSSKHPRSRKHSHSSKHSHSSKHHSKPHHHKHHQHSLKGHRQHRHHSPSSQTDASTSPSRSRASSVKHGRKGHKHHHGGDSSDGSSSGSETTSHPPKHHHSRSSTPHSRHPSRHPSPSPSRHHHHHGHHSPSSSHHHHHHHHGHKGHHSPGQHHHHHSEHHSRHGSHHHSHSHHHSPHSHHSSSHSHTVSYSSSHPDLESALHDHHKAHHHKSHHKHPHHSEGHQHHHHHTESDQHHVETEDDHSHSGNHPHHHTHSDDHHHHHEHHHGHEHPHSPSGDHHHHEHHHGSEHHGSHSGDLDHTESEHPHSPSGDHHHHHHEHHHGSEHHGSHSGDLDHTESEHHHSHSGDHHHHHHHHPESEHHHTHHHGSEHHGSHSGDHHGHHHHPSHSGDHHLHHHHPGSEHHHSHSGDHHGHHEHHHGSEHHGSHSGDLDHTESEHHSHSGDHHHHHHHHPESEHHSHSGDHHHHHHHGSEHHHSHSSGLDHTESEHHSGDHHHHHHHHHPDSGHHSHSGDHHHHDHHHGSEHHHSRSSDLDKTESEHPHSPSGDHHGHHHHPSPSDDHHHHHEHHHGHEHPHSPSGDHHHHEHHHGSEHHGSHSGDLDHTESEHPHSPSGDHHHHHHHHPESEHHHTHHHGSEHHGSHSGDHHGHHHHPSHSGDHHLHHHHHGSEHHHSHSGDHHGQHEHHHGSEHHHSHSSGLDYTESEHHSHSGDHHHHHHHHGSEHHHSHSSDLDHTESEHHSHSGDHHLHHHHPGSEHHHSHSGDHHGHHEHHHGHEHHHSHSGDHHHHHHPHPDSEHHHGSDHHHHHGSDHHRSHSDSLHHHHHEGDHHSPHRHSPKHHSPSHRASSPGAELESHSSKSSSSRNTASPMSQDDQPTPTYVGPPPAYRDSGSEVEKIRALQEQNEDLQHTLLQTTVRMECMGAEFKTSHQVLESELQRTRIELSSLMDRFKSLHSSYSYSQDNNHLLEKQLHCVAGNVDVERDQMNQRITELTEQLAVAKTTIHSLEAINVTPMLQGAMEKQLQSDEAANQIMPPAAPPPVQFMDHSRYDKAGDDQPLGPVPEEEESDWSEMGDEERHCVPIGHREGTAILTWISSHPGRWVEGDTESESGGEETVRQYPPRPLQIPHLQFTVHPETLPIPMDDVSPTSFQTSHGDPEDNDHHSPPSRKFGSPIRILSASMEKISDAGLTLHELQGHMKGSEAGMDLHGGAAEYVEEEAKIVLSWRDGHRHGMVGGGGGGAGGGGVGAARLSTLQEAERLLHHYISQTPSGVAEEVLNGERTKL; encoded by the exons ATGGTGAAG AAAAAAAGCCGTCTAGGTCCGCACAAAGACGTGTTTGAGGACTTGGGAATTGGGAAGCAACAGTTGCTGGAGAGGTTTCTAACCCCTGTGCATGATCATCCCAAGAGCAAGCGCGTGCCTGCGGAGATGGCCCAAccacaccagcaccaccaccaccatggccagcaccatcaccactctcaccaccgccaccatccacaccaccaccagcaagagcatcaccacacacaccaccacagagATTCACACTGGGAGGACAACCAGGAGAGTCAGCC CCATGTGAAATCAGAAGGCGACAGCATTCACCACCATCATGGCCACCACAGCCATGAACACCACCATGATAAACCCCATCATGGATCCTCCGACAAGCCCCTTTAccgtcatcaccatcatcacaaaCAGCATCATCGCAGTCAAGAGGTCGCCTCCCATCCTAAAGCTTCAGTCACCTCCTCCAACTCTTCTCTCAGCTCATCAAGCTCATCTGACTCTTCCAGCTCTTCAGATTCCTCCGAttcatcttcatcctcctcctcatcctcctccacaAATTCCAGttccagctcctcctcctcaggttcttcttcctcctcctcttcctcctcttcctcatcgtcCACCTCTtcgtcatcctcttcctcctcttcatcatccTCACCTTCCAGCTGGTCCTCGGAGAGCAGTCTGAACAACGCAAAACTtccaaagaagaagaagaagaaacaggGACGAGGACCCCAACACTCACTCTCCTTGACAGACATCACCAGGGGTAAGAGAGGCTTTGAGGAAGATGATGCTGAAGATTCACTGCCTTTACTGGATGACGGGAATGAACACAGGAGGCACAAGAGAAAGTCCTCACGCCATGCCCTGGCGAAAAGCAACTTGAAAAAAAACGACAAAGGAAATATGCGAAAGGCTAAATCAATGGAAGTTCTGTCCCGTAAGCGCGATAAACGAGAGGAGGACGACGAGGCCCATTATGATGAGCATGCGACTCGGAAGAGGAAGGACCAAACCAAGAAGGACCTTTTGAAGGAGAAAAGCAAGTTCTCTGCTTTCCTGAATGAGATCACCAGGCAGGTGTTGAGTCCCTCTCGGTTAACTTCTCTTGGAGTTCCCAACGCCCACAGGTCGCCTAGTCCCGGCCGGACCTCCAAGTCACCCAGGTCAGAATCCAAACCAGGAAGTAGGCCAAGTAGTCGTCCAGTTAGTCGCCCAGAAAGTGTCAGTTCTTTGACATCCAGTGCTCCCACTCATACGAGCAAGCACTCACGCTCTAGCAAACACCCTCGTTCCCGTAAACATTCTCACTCCAGCAAGCATTCTCATTCCAGCAAGCACCACTCAAAGCCACACCACCACAAGCACCATCAACACAGCCTGAAAGGTCATCGTCAACATCGACATCACAGTCCAAGCAGCCAAACTGATGCAAGCACTAGTCCCTCGCGCAGTCGTGCCTCCAGCGTGAAGCATGGTCGCAAGGGACACAAACATCATCATGGAGGCGACTCGTCAGACGGATCGAGCTCTGGATCAGAAACGACTTCTCACCCACCGAAACACCACCACTCCCGCTCCTCAACGCCCCACAGCCGCCATCCGTCCCGCCACCCTTCCCCATCTCCATCTcgtcaccatcaccaccatggACACcattccccctcctcctcccatcaccatcaccatcaccaccacggCCATAAGGGCCACCACAGCCCAGgtcaacaccaccaccatcactctGAGCACCACTCTCGCCACGGCTCCCAtcaccactctcactctcaccatCACTCGCCCCATTCTCAccactcctcctctcattcccacACAGTGTCTTACTCTTCCTCTCATCCTGATCTGGAATCTGCCCTGCACGACCATCACAAGGCGCACCATCACAAGTCACACCACAAGCACCCGCACCACTCTGAGGGGcatcaacaccaccatcatcacacaGAGTCTGACCAACACCACGTGGAGACTGAAGACGACCACTCCCATTCAGGtaaccacccccaccaccacacccatTCAGAtgatcaccatcaccaccacgaGCATCACCACGGACATGaacaccctcactccccctcaGGTGATCATCACCACCATGAGCATCACCATGGATCTGAACACCATGGCTCCCACTCAGGTGATCTTGACCATACAGAATCTGaacaccctcactccccctcaggtgatcaccatcatcaccaccatgaGCATCACCATGGATCTGAACACCATGGCTCCCACTCAGGTGATCTTGACCATACAGAATCTGAACACCACCACTCCCATTCAGGtgatcaccatcatcaccaccaccatcacccagAATCTGAACATCACCACACCCATCACCATGGATCTGAACACCATGGCTCCCACTCAGGTGATCACCAtggtcaccaccaccatccctcCCATTCAGGTGACCACCAtcttcaccaccatcaccctGGATCTGAACACCATCACTCCCATTCAGGTGATCACCATGGTCACCATGAGCATCACCATGGATCTGAACACCATGGCTCCCACTCAGGTGATCTTGACCATACAGAATCTGAGCATCACTCCCATTCAGGtgatcaccatcatcaccaccaccaccacccagaaTCTGAGCATCACTCCCATTCAGGtgatcaccatcatcaccaccaccatggaTCTGAACACCACCATTCTCACTCCAGTGGTCTTGATCATACAGAGTCTGAACACCATTCAggtgaccatcaccaccaccaccaccaccatcacccagATTCAGGGCATCACTCCCATTCAGGTGATCATCACCACCATGACCATCACCATGGATCTGAACACCATCACTCCCGATCAAGTGATCTCGATAAAACAGAATCTGaacaccctcactccccctcaGGTGATCATCATGGTCATCACCACCATCCCTCCCCCTCAGAtgatcaccatcaccaccacgaGCATCACCACGGACATGaacaccctcactccccctcaGGTGATCATCACCACCATGAGCATCACCATGGATCTGAACACCATGGCTCCCACTCAGGTGATCTTGACCATACAGAATCTGaacaccctcactccccctcaggtgatcaccatcatcaccaccaccatcacccagAATCTGAACATCACCACACCCATCACCATGGATCTGAACACCATGGCTCCCACTCAGGTGATCACCAtggtcaccaccaccatccctcCCATTCAGGTGACCACCAtcttcaccaccatcaccatggaTCTGAACACCATCACTCCCATTCAGGTGATCACCATGGTCAACATGAGCATCACCATGGATCTGAACACCATCATTCTCACTCCAGTGGTCTCGATTATACAGAATCTGAGCATCACTCCCATTCAGGtgaccaccatcatcaccaccatcaccatggaTCTGAACACCATCACTCTCACTCAAGTGATCTTGATCATACAGAATCTGAGCATCACTCCCATTCAGGTGACCACCAtcttcaccaccatcaccctGGATCTGAACACCATCACTCCCATTCAGGTGATCACCATGGTCACCATGAGCATCACCATGGACATGAACACCACCACTCCCATTCCGGtgatcaccaccatcaccaccatccacATCCTGACTCTGAACATCACCACGGATCtgaccaccatcatcaccacggATCTGACCACCATCGCTCCCACTCAG ATTCactccaccatcaccaccatgaaGGGGACCATCATAgcccacacagacactcaccaaAACACCACTCCCCAAGCCATAGGGCATCATCACCAGGTGCAGAGTTGGAATCACACTCCAGTAAATCCAGCTCCTCTAGAAATACGGCTAGTCCTATGAGCCAAGATGATCAGCCAACACCTACTTATGTGGGTCCCCCACCTGCCTACAGA GACAGTGGATCAGAAGTGGAAAAAATAAG AGCTCTGCAAGAGCAGAACGAGGATCTCCAACACACCTTACTTCAGACCACAGTTCGCATGGAGTGCATGGGGGCCGAGTTCAAAACCAGCCACCAGGTTCTGGAGAGTGAGCTCCAGAGGACTCGAATAGAGCTCAGCAGCCTCATGGACAGGTTCAAGAG TCTGCACTCCAGCTACTCCTACTCGCAGGACAATAATCACCTTCTGGAGAAGCAGCTTCATTGTGTG GCTGGAAATGTAGATGTGGAACGTGATCAGATGAACCAGCGCATCACAGAGCTGACAGAGCAGCTGGCTGTTGCTAAGACGACCATTCACAGCCTGGAGGCTATTAAC GTAACACCCATGTTGCAGGGAGCCATGGAAAAACAATTACAATCAGATGAAGCAGCAAATCAGATCATGCCCCCAGCCGCACCCCCTCCCGTCCAATTCATGGACCACAGCCGTTATGACAAGGCTGGAGACGACCAGCCCCTGGGACCTGTTCCAGAGGAAGAGGAATCTGATTGGTCAGAGATGGGAGACGAGGAGCGCCACTGCGTGCCGATTGGCCACCGCGAGGGCACGGCCATCTTGACCTGGATCAGCAGCCATCCGGGCCGGTGGGTGGAGGGCGACACGGAGAGCGAGTCGGGTGGCGAGGAAACGGTTCGCCAGTACCCGCCTCGCCCGCTACAGATCCCCCACCTCCAGTTCACCGTCCACCCGGAGACCCTGCCCATCCCCATGGACGACGTCAGCCCCACCTCCTTCCAGACGTCTCACGGCGACCCCGAAGACAACGACCATCACTCCCCGCCGTCCCGCAAGTTCGGCTCGCCCATACGCATCCTCTCGGCCAGCATGGAGAAGATCAGCGACGCGGGGCTTACGCTGCACGAGCTCCAGGGGCACATGAAGGGCAGTGAGGCAGGCATGGACCTCCACGGAGGCGCCGCGGAGTATGTCGAGGAGGAGGCCAAGATCGTCCTCAGTTGGAGGGACGGCCACAGGCATGGCATggttggaggtggaggtggaggagcaggaggagggggagttGGTGCAGCCAGACTGAGCACCCTCCAGGAGGCTGAGCGGTTGCTCCACCATTACATCAGCCAGACACCGTCAGGGGTGGCAGAGGAAGTACTAAACGGGGAGCGGACCAAACTGTGA
- the si:dkey-273o13.3 gene encoding filaggrin isoform X2, whose translation MVKKKSRLGPHKDVFEDLGIGKQQLLERFLTPVHDHPKSKRVPAEMAQPHQHHHHHGQHHHHSHHRHHPHHHQQEHHHTHHHRDSHWEDNQESQPHVKSEGDSIHHHHGHHSHEHHHDKPHHGSSDKPLYRHHHHHKQHHRSQEVASHPKASVTSSNSSLSSSSSSDSSSSSDSSDSSSSSSSSSSTNSSSSSSSSGSSSSSSSSSSSSSTSSSSSSSSSSSSPSSWSSESSLNNAKLPKKKKKKQGRGPQHSLSLTDITRGKRGFEEDDAEDSLPLLDDGNEHRRHKRKSSRHALAKSNLKKNDKGNMRKAKSMEVLSRKRDKREEDDEAHYDEHATRKRKDQTKKDLLKEKSKFSAFLNEITRQVLSPSRLTSLGVPNAHRSPSPGRTSKSPRSESKPGSRPSSRPVSRPESVSSLTSSAPTHTSKHSRSSKHPRSRKHSHSSKHSHSSKHHSKPHHHKHHQHSLKGHRQHRHHSPSSQTDASTSPSRSRASSVKHGRKGHKHHHGGDSSDGSSSGSETTSHPPKHHHSRSSTPHSRHPSRHPSPSPSRHHHHHGHHSPSSSHHHHHHHHGHKGHHSPVSYSSSHPDLESALHDHHKAHHHKSHHKHPHHSEGHQHHHHHTESDQHHVETEDDHSHSGNHPHHHTHSDDHHHHHEHHHGHEHPHSPSGDHHHHEHHHGSEHHGSHSGDLDHTESEHPHSPSGDHHHHHHEHHHGSEHHGSHSGDLDHTESEHHHSHSGDHHHHHHHHPESEHHHTHHHGSEHHGSHSGDHHGHHHHPSHSGDHHLHHHHPGSEHHHSHSGDHHGHHEHHHGSEHHGSHSGDLDHTESEHHSHSGDHHHHHHHHPESEHHSHSGDHHHHHHHGSEHHHSHSSGLDHTESEHHSGDHHHHHHHHHPDSGHHSHSGDHHHHDHHHGSEHHHSRSSDLDKTESEHPHSPSGDHHGHHHHPSPSDDHHHHHEHHHGHEHPHSPSGDHHHHEHHHGSEHHGSHSGDLDHTESEHPHSPSGDHHHHHHHHPESEHHHTHHHGSEHHGSHSGDHHGHHHHPSHSGDHHLHHHHHGSEHHHSHSGDHHGQHEHHHGSEHHHSHSSGLDYTESEHHSHSGDHHHHHHHHGSEHHHSHSSDLDHTESEHHSHSGDHHLHHHHPGSEHHHSHSGDHHGHHEHHHGHEHHHSHSGDHHHHHHPHPDSEHHHGSDHHHHHGSDHHRSHSGDHHHHHHNPDSEHHHHHHHHHQDSESHPESHHHHHSHTDSLHHHHHEGDHHSPHRHSPKHHSPSHRASSPGAELESHSSKSSSSRNTASPMSQDDQPTPTYVGPPPAYRDSGSEVEKIRALQEQNEDLQHTLLQTTVRMECMGAEFKTSHQVLESELQRTRIELSSLMDRFKSLHSSYSYSQDNNHLLEKQLHCVAGNVDVERDQMNQRITELTEQLAVAKTTIHSLEAINVTPMLQGAMEKQLQSDEAANQIMPPAAPPPVQFMDHSRYDKAGDDQPLGPVPEEEESDWSEMGDEERHCVPIGHREGTAILTWISSHPGRWVEGDTESESGGEETVRQYPPRPLQIPHLQFTVHPETLPIPMDDVSPTSFQTSHGDPEDNDHHSPPSRKFGSPIRILSASMEKISDAGLTLHELQGHMKGSEAGMDLHGGAAEYVEEEAKIVLSWRDGHRHGMVGGGGGGAGGGGVGAARLSTLQEAERLLHHYISQTPSGVAEEVLNGERTKL comes from the exons ATGGTGAAG AAAAAAAGCCGTCTAGGTCCGCACAAAGACGTGTTTGAGGACTTGGGAATTGGGAAGCAACAGTTGCTGGAGAGGTTTCTAACCCCTGTGCATGATCATCCCAAGAGCAAGCGCGTGCCTGCGGAGATGGCCCAAccacaccagcaccaccaccaccatggccagcaccatcaccactctcaccaccgccaccatccacaccaccaccagcaagagcatcaccacacacaccaccacagagATTCACACTGGGAGGACAACCAGGAGAGTCAGCC CCATGTGAAATCAGAAGGCGACAGCATTCACCACCATCATGGCCACCACAGCCATGAACACCACCATGATAAACCCCATCATGGATCCTCCGACAAGCCCCTTTAccgtcatcaccatcatcacaaaCAGCATCATCGCAGTCAAGAGGTCGCCTCCCATCCTAAAGCTTCAGTCACCTCCTCCAACTCTTCTCTCAGCTCATCAAGCTCATCTGACTCTTCCAGCTCTTCAGATTCCTCCGAttcatcttcatcctcctcctcatcctcctccacaAATTCCAGttccagctcctcctcctcaggttcttcttcctcctcctcttcctcctcttcctcatcgtcCACCTCTtcgtcatcctcttcctcctcttcatcatccTCACCTTCCAGCTGGTCCTCGGAGAGCAGTCTGAACAACGCAAAACTtccaaagaagaagaagaagaaacaggGACGAGGACCCCAACACTCACTCTCCTTGACAGACATCACCAGGGGTAAGAGAGGCTTTGAGGAAGATGATGCTGAAGATTCACTGCCTTTACTGGATGACGGGAATGAACACAGGAGGCACAAGAGAAAGTCCTCACGCCATGCCCTGGCGAAAAGCAACTTGAAAAAAAACGACAAAGGAAATATGCGAAAGGCTAAATCAATGGAAGTTCTGTCCCGTAAGCGCGATAAACGAGAGGAGGACGACGAGGCCCATTATGATGAGCATGCGACTCGGAAGAGGAAGGACCAAACCAAGAAGGACCTTTTGAAGGAGAAAAGCAAGTTCTCTGCTTTCCTGAATGAGATCACCAGGCAGGTGTTGAGTCCCTCTCGGTTAACTTCTCTTGGAGTTCCCAACGCCCACAGGTCGCCTAGTCCCGGCCGGACCTCCAAGTCACCCAGGTCAGAATCCAAACCAGGAAGTAGGCCAAGTAGTCGTCCAGTTAGTCGCCCAGAAAGTGTCAGTTCTTTGACATCCAGTGCTCCCACTCATACGAGCAAGCACTCACGCTCTAGCAAACACCCTCGTTCCCGTAAACATTCTCACTCCAGCAAGCATTCTCATTCCAGCAAGCACCACTCAAAGCCACACCACCACAAGCACCATCAACACAGCCTGAAAGGTCATCGTCAACATCGACATCACAGTCCAAGCAGCCAAACTGATGCAAGCACTAGTCCCTCGCGCAGTCGTGCCTCCAGCGTGAAGCATGGTCGCAAGGGACACAAACATCATCATGGAGGCGACTCGTCAGACGGATCGAGCTCTGGATCAGAAACGACTTCTCACCCACCGAAACACCACCACTCCCGCTCCTCAACGCCCCACAGCCGCCATCCGTCCCGCCACCCTTCCCCATCTCCATCTcgtcaccatcaccaccatggACACcattccccctcctcctcccatcaccatcaccatcaccaccacggCCATAAGGGCCACCACAGCCCAG TGTCTTACTCTTCCTCTCATCCTGATCTGGAATCTGCCCTGCACGACCATCACAAGGCGCACCATCACAAGTCACACCACAAGCACCCGCACCACTCTGAGGGGcatcaacaccaccatcatcacacaGAGTCTGACCAACACCACGTGGAGACTGAAGACGACCACTCCCATTCAGGtaaccacccccaccaccacacccatTCAGAtgatcaccatcaccaccacgaGCATCACCACGGACATGaacaccctcactccccctcaGGTGATCATCACCACCATGAGCATCACCATGGATCTGAACACCATGGCTCCCACTCAGGTGATCTTGACCATACAGAATCTGaacaccctcactccccctcaggtgatcaccatcatcaccaccatgaGCATCACCATGGATCTGAACACCATGGCTCCCACTCAGGTGATCTTGACCATACAGAATCTGAACACCACCACTCCCATTCAGGtgatcaccatcatcaccaccaccatcacccagAATCTGAACATCACCACACCCATCACCATGGATCTGAACACCATGGCTCCCACTCAGGTGATCACCAtggtcaccaccaccatccctcCCATTCAGGTGACCACCAtcttcaccaccatcaccctGGATCTGAACACCATCACTCCCATTCAGGTGATCACCATGGTCACCATGAGCATCACCATGGATCTGAACACCATGGCTCCCACTCAGGTGATCTTGACCATACAGAATCTGAGCATCACTCCCATTCAGGtgatcaccatcatcaccaccaccaccacccagaaTCTGAGCATCACTCCCATTCAGGtgatcaccatcatcaccaccaccatggaTCTGAACACCACCATTCTCACTCCAGTGGTCTTGATCATACAGAGTCTGAACACCATTCAggtgaccatcaccaccaccaccaccaccatcacccagATTCAGGGCATCACTCCCATTCAGGTGATCATCACCACCATGACCATCACCATGGATCTGAACACCATCACTCCCGATCAAGTGATCTCGATAAAACAGAATCTGaacaccctcactccccctcaGGTGATCATCATGGTCATCACCACCATCCCTCCCCCTCAGAtgatcaccatcaccaccacgaGCATCACCACGGACATGaacaccctcactccccctcaGGTGATCATCACCACCATGAGCATCACCATGGATCTGAACACCATGGCTCCCACTCAGGTGATCTTGACCATACAGAATCTGaacaccctcactccccctcaggtgatcaccatcatcaccaccaccatcacccagAATCTGAACATCACCACACCCATCACCATGGATCTGAACACCATGGCTCCCACTCAGGTGATCACCAtggtcaccaccaccatccctcCCATTCAGGTGACCACCAtcttcaccaccatcaccatggaTCTGAACACCATCACTCCCATTCAGGTGATCACCATGGTCAACATGAGCATCACCATGGATCTGAACACCATCATTCTCACTCCAGTGGTCTCGATTATACAGAATCTGAGCATCACTCCCATTCAGGtgaccaccatcatcaccaccatcaccatggaTCTGAACACCATCACTCTCACTCAAGTGATCTTGATCATACAGAATCTGAGCATCACTCCCATTCAGGTGACCACCAtcttcaccaccatcaccctGGATCTGAACACCATCACTCCCATTCAGGTGATCACCATGGTCACCATGAGCATCACCATGGACATGAACACCACCACTCCCATTCCGGtgatcaccaccatcaccaccatccacATCCTGACTCTGAACATCACCACGGATCtgaccaccatcatcaccacggATCTGACCACCATCGCTCCCACTCAGgtgaccaccatcaccatcatcacaatCCTGACTctgaacaccaccaccaccaccaccatcaccaccaagaTTCTGAATCTCATCCTGAatctcatcaccatcaccattccCACACAGATTCactccaccatcaccaccatgaaGGGGACCATCATAgcccacacagacactcaccaaAACACCACTCCCCAAGCCATAGGGCATCATCACCAGGTGCAGAGTTGGAATCACACTCCAGTAAATCCAGCTCCTCTAGAAATACGGCTAGTCCTATGAGCCAAGATGATCAGCCAACACCTACTTATGTGGGTCCCCCACCTGCCTACAGA GACAGTGGATCAGAAGTGGAAAAAATAAG AGCTCTGCAAGAGCAGAACGAGGATCTCCAACACACCTTACTTCAGACCACAGTTCGCATGGAGTGCATGGGGGCCGAGTTCAAAACCAGCCACCAGGTTCTGGAGAGTGAGCTCCAGAGGACTCGAATAGAGCTCAGCAGCCTCATGGACAGGTTCAAGAG TCTGCACTCCAGCTACTCCTACTCGCAGGACAATAATCACCTTCTGGAGAAGCAGCTTCATTGTGTG GCTGGAAATGTAGATGTGGAACGTGATCAGATGAACCAGCGCATCACAGAGCTGACAGAGCAGCTGGCTGTTGCTAAGACGACCATTCACAGCCTGGAGGCTATTAAC GTAACACCCATGTTGCAGGGAGCCATGGAAAAACAATTACAATCAGATGAAGCAGCAAATCAGATCATGCCCCCAGCCGCACCCCCTCCCGTCCAATTCATGGACCACAGCCGTTATGACAAGGCTGGAGACGACCAGCCCCTGGGACCTGTTCCAGAGGAAGAGGAATCTGATTGGTCAGAGATGGGAGACGAGGAGCGCCACTGCGTGCCGATTGGCCACCGCGAGGGCACGGCCATCTTGACCTGGATCAGCAGCCATCCGGGCCGGTGGGTGGAGGGCGACACGGAGAGCGAGTCGGGTGGCGAGGAAACGGTTCGCCAGTACCCGCCTCGCCCGCTACAGATCCCCCACCTCCAGTTCACCGTCCACCCGGAGACCCTGCCCATCCCCATGGACGACGTCAGCCCCACCTCCTTCCAGACGTCTCACGGCGACCCCGAAGACAACGACCATCACTCCCCGCCGTCCCGCAAGTTCGGCTCGCCCATACGCATCCTCTCGGCCAGCATGGAGAAGATCAGCGACGCGGGGCTTACGCTGCACGAGCTCCAGGGGCACATGAAGGGCAGTGAGGCAGGCATGGACCTCCACGGAGGCGCCGCGGAGTATGTCGAGGAGGAGGCCAAGATCGTCCTCAGTTGGAGGGACGGCCACAGGCATGGCATggttggaggtggaggtggaggagcaggaggagggggagttGGTGCAGCCAGACTGAGCACCCTCCAGGAGGCTGAGCGGTTGCTCCACCATTACATCAGCCAGACACCGTCAGGGGTGGCAGAGGAAGTACTAAACGGGGAGCGGACCAAACTGTGA